The sequence CGTACTTCAACAGCTCTTAATGAGGCTATTTCAAGCGCATTTGCGTCAGTCTCGATTTCTGACATACTTTCATGGTTCGAATCTTGCGGCTACGTATTAATTAAATCGTGAAGTGCTATATAACTAATCATGGAAGTATAGCAAAAGATAGATTACTGGATGGATATGGCCGCGTATGATCTCGATACTGCCAGGGCCATGCTTGATGCAGGCAGATATCTTTATGTGGGATTCTTGTGCCATCAGACTGTTGAAAAAATGCTCAAGGCATATTATTGGAAATCGATTCACGATGAGCCTCCATATACGCATAACCTCCTGGTGCTCGCGGAAAAATCGAATCTAACACCGTTGCTACCCGGGGGAATGGACGGTCTTCTCAACCGATTGATGCCTCTCAATATTCAGGCGCGCTATCCGCAGGACAAGGATGAATTGCTGAAAATCCTTACATCGGAAGTTTGCGGCGAATTGCTAAAACGGACGGGGAAACTATCCGAGTGGATCAATCAGTTATTGAAAAAGTAACCCGGTATGCAGGCATTGTCAGGCAAACAATGCCGGTAAAAAAAATAATTCTTTACGGTTCATATGCTCGTGAAACCGAGCGTAAAGCCAGCGATATCGACATAGCCGTTATCGTTGACAGGATAGATAGGAATTTCCTTGAGTTGAGCGCGCGACTGTTTGAACTGGTCAGGGGAATCGATGTGCGCATTGAACCTGTCCTGCTTGACGAAAACCTGGATAAAAGCGGGTTTATAAAAAGTATATTGAAATATGGGGGAGAAATTAATTAGGGCGTGTAGTAGAAAACCCCCACCCGTCACGCTATCGCCCGGAAATAGTGAAAATGAAGTCCGTAGAAAAAACGTCTGAAAAAATCACACCCCATCATGGCGTCGGCCTGAATTAACGATACTGAACCCTTCCGAGTATTGACCTGGCTGGATTAACTAGAATATTATTCTCAAGAATCATCCTGTTTCATCGAGAATAGGCCGCAAAAAGCGTGATCGAAATGGAAAAATACCAATACGCGAGGGCAGGAGGCCCGAGCGGAAGGCTGCGCGCGAGTCACACAGGAAGTGTATCGCAGCGCGCGCACGCAGACGAGATCGTGAGCATAGACCCAGCCTCCCCGGTGCCTGAGGGGCGGGCTTCTTTGGCTACTTTCTTCCCCCGCAGGAAGAAAGTAGCGAAGCACGCACTCGCAGTGTGCGAACAAAACCCGCCGTGGGGCGTCACCTATGGCGCGTATTGGCGCATCAACCCGCCGTCATGCGAACCCGCCGGGAAATAAATGTATCAATCCCCCCGG is a genomic window of Spirochaetota bacterium containing:
- a CDS encoding HEPN domain-containing protein; the encoded protein is MDYWMDMAAYDLDTARAMLDAGRYLYVGFLCHQTVEKMLKAYYWKSIHDEPPYTHNLLVLAEKSNLTPLLPGGMDGLLNRLMPLNIQARYPQDKDELLKILTSEVCGELLKRTGKLSEWINQLLKK
- a CDS encoding nucleotidyltransferase domain-containing protein gives rise to the protein MPVKKIILYGSYARETERKASDIDIAVIVDRIDRNFLELSARLFELVRGIDVRIEPVLLDENLDKSGFIKSILKYGGEIN